The following are encoded in a window of Saccharothrix longispora genomic DNA:
- a CDS encoding CaiB/BaiF CoA transferase family protein produces the protein MPGPLEGLKVVELAGLAPAPFGCMVLADLGASVVRVDRVGGAPAVPGDVLGRGRRSIGVDVRRPEGAELVLRLVAESDVLVEGFRPGVTERLGIGPAQCLARNPRLVYGRMTGWGQSGPLADRAGHDINYIAVAGALEPIGRAGQPPTVPLNLVGDFGGGGLLLALGLLAALYERERSGRGQVVDAAMVDGAALLTTFLHGMSSVGAWSGGRGGNLLDGGAPFYDVYEAADGRYVSVGALEDKFYAELVTLLDLADAPDRRDPAHWPELRARIAAAIATRTRDEWAALAEGTDACLAPVLAPGEAPAYGHNAERATFVEVGGVPQPAPAPRFDRTPAGEPTAPPTAGADTDEVLAGLGLTGDEVAALRSAGVVA, from the coding sequence ATGCCGGGACCGCTGGAAGGGCTGAAGGTCGTCGAGCTGGCCGGTCTCGCGCCCGCGCCGTTCGGCTGCATGGTGCTGGCCGACCTCGGCGCGTCCGTGGTGCGCGTCGACCGGGTGGGCGGCGCGCCGGCCGTGCCCGGCGACGTCCTCGGTCGCGGTCGCCGCTCGATCGGCGTGGACGTCCGGCGGCCCGAGGGCGCGGAGCTGGTGCTGCGGCTCGTCGCGGAGTCCGACGTGCTGGTCGAGGGCTTCCGGCCGGGCGTCACCGAGCGGCTGGGCATCGGGCCGGCGCAGTGCCTGGCCCGCAACCCCCGGCTCGTCTACGGGCGGATGACCGGCTGGGGCCAGTCCGGTCCGCTGGCCGACCGCGCCGGGCATGACATCAACTACATCGCCGTGGCCGGTGCGCTGGAGCCGATCGGCCGGGCCGGTCAGCCGCCGACCGTGCCGCTGAACCTGGTGGGCGACTTCGGCGGCGGCGGGCTGCTGCTGGCGCTGGGCCTGCTGGCGGCCCTCTACGAGCGGGAGCGCTCCGGGCGGGGCCAGGTCGTGGACGCGGCGATGGTCGACGGCGCGGCGCTGCTGACGACGTTCCTGCACGGCATGTCGTCGGTGGGGGCGTGGTCCGGCGGGCGGGGCGGGAACCTGCTGGACGGCGGCGCGCCGTTCTACGACGTGTACGAGGCCGCGGACGGGCGGTACGTGAGCGTCGGCGCGCTGGAGGACAAGTTCTACGCCGAACTGGTCACCCTGCTGGACCTGGCGGACGCGCCCGACCGGCGCGACCCGGCCCACTGGCCCGAGCTGCGCGCGCGCATCGCGGCGGCGATCGCCACCCGGACCCGGGACGAGTGGGCGGCGCTGGCGGAGGGCACGGACGCCTGCCTGGCGCCCGTGCTGGCCCCCGGCGAGGCGCCGGCGTACGGGCACAACGCGGAGCGCGCGACGTTCGTCGAGGTCGGCGGCGTTCCGCAGCCCGCGCCCGCGCCGCGCTTCGACCGGACCCCGGCGGGTGAG